The Pempheris klunzingeri isolate RE-2024b chromosome 15, fPemKlu1.hap1, whole genome shotgun sequence genome contains the following window.
TGCAATGATTTGACCCAcactgtttaaatgtgtgtctgctctcttCTCACAGAGTTCATTTCAGGTTTGTGGCTGTCACTACAAGGCATGAGTTGATGTGGATTGATTTTCTTCTAACCTTATTCTGTTGCTCTTTCTGTAGCCATTATTTATGTCACGGTTTAAGGAGAATGTGATTCTGTGACATGAAATATGATGAGGGGCCAAAAACTTTGAGGAGATTAAGCTGTTTAACTGATTTATggacaaaatgattaatcacCTCATTTAAAGGGCATGTCGTTGATTAAGTCATTCTATATGAGGAAGTGAATCTCGTCTCAACGTTTCTGTACGTGCTGCACTTTGCTGGTTTATTGTTGATATGAGCGCAGGTAGGATGGAAAGGTGTAAACAGAACAGCCAGCAAAACACCTTACACAAGAACATGTgttttttctgggttttttttgacTGTCCGAGGCattcagaggagaaaatgggACTTTCAAAAGTGAATATGACCTGGTATCTCCTCCTTTTCAACCAGTTAATTCTGATGTAACACAGGTactggatggatttccattATGCTagattgacaaaaacagtacttttaccttgcagaacacaggagttgctagtctagttgctgtgactttaatgttttaacatgttagtttggatccgaactaacgttttaaaataccaaagtcattCCATAACACgaacaaactaaccaattgagGCAGGGATAGACCCGTAGCTCCTGTTATCTATTCTAATTGCTGTTTctgtggagtctggtggctttggggTGAGCAATGTTCACCTGTTTCTGATTGAACAACAGGGATCTTAGAGGTcgatctctgtagggatccttttccGTAATGTTCTCACAAATAAGACACAAATAAGAATGTGAGCCTGTAACTGGAAAAAAGAACTTTTAGAGGACACACTTTGATTACGTTGCAGCCGTTTtatctggctgaggtgatctacttaATATCGTACTAAAATACGTAAAAGTAAGGCTATGGTTTAAGAATAGTGCAGTTATTCTTCATGTCTTAGCAGGGTAACTGGACAATACTGGAAACCTCACTctttaaagaataaagaataaatcagAGAATCATTCACTGCGGCTGATTTTAATGCATTATGCACATACTTATACACCAACTATGCATTTTCTCTGTGGTGCGTTGCAGGACATCTTCAGACATGCCAGACGTCTTATCACGACGGAAACTTAAGCAGTCACCTTCAGATCAAGAACTGCCATGACGTCATCACACGACCTGACTGACGAATGCTGTTCAACTAATTTTCTTCATTAGGATTCTTTCAAATGTGGGATAAAATATGCTgatttgaataataaatatttcCAAAGATTCAATTGTTTTTTAATACTTAAtctttgtagttttgttttagTGGAACACAGATGCACAAGAAAACTGAACAGACATGTCACCAGGAGTAATACACTAATTAGCGTTTTGTTATTGGTTACATTCACAATAGTCCCCTGGAGAAAGTGAGGCATCAAAAGTAAGCACCAACAGAGCATCAAGTGAGGATTATCACAAGTCCGTATCAGGGTCAGTCCATCTAGTCCTCGAAGGAAACCAGAATGACCATTATGGatagcaaacacacattcacacccagTATAAACCCACTGAGGAAACAAATCACAGAGCAGAAATTAGAGTGGAATTATAGATGTGACAATACCAAATACTTCCTTTCTGTCTATGTGACATCCATCTTCATATGTGAAACCCATTTGGACCAATACTTAAAGAGATTATTGAAACAATCATCACATGTGCCCTTTACAGTTGTTATTCACTCTCCTTCTGTTGCAGGTTCCTTTTGCAGCCATTTCTTAGTTGTTGCTTTTTTTGCAAGCTGCATGTGATACTTTAAGATACTTTAACATTTAACGTTTTGATTTTATGTATGTTACTATCTCTAGCCAGTAAAAATGGATTCATGAACAATTCCAAACTATGTGAAAATGATCAGCTATTAAATTGACACATCATGTCCAGCAGTGCTCAGTTTTAGGTCTACCATTTTGTATATAGTTTCTTCTTGGAGTAATAAAAACCTGATAATATTCCTCCATGAAGTGGTAGATTGTCTTCATATGTTTAGCCACTCCAAAGATCCATTTGTGATTATTAGTGAAGTATTTTCCATACTTCCTGACAACGAGTGAAGCAAATTAAGCCCAGCGGTCCCACTTGTGTGCAGCTCATCTCATCACTGCAATGTTCTCAGCcagcaaattaaaaaattattacgGTCGTTATGTGGTGATGGGACTGCGTGCATGGTTCAGCTCAAGATCCCCTGCTTGTATTTGTCATGGGCCAAACAAATTGGAATACTAGCTACCTCCAGTGCCTGCATACAGTGAGCAGCCCCCCCGCAGTGAAACATAATACATTGATATTCAGGACAGCACAGGCAGAATGGCTGCTGCATGGAAAGTGGCGTGGGGCAGAGCGCTGTgctctgacaaaaacagtgttgtACTGTAAGGCTGAATCATGCAGGCAACAGGAGCCCGTGGAGTCTGCAGCGCCCTGATGACAACCAGCAGTTTGATTGTCAGGCCATAAATCACAGGACGCCTCTCCACAATCCCTCTGCGTCTGTATGAAGTTAAACATCATTCTGAATGGATTAAAGGGATAATAGCAAAAACACGTGATTggacatttttacaaaaaacacatggATTCAAGCTAGAAGGTGAAAACAATCTTATGCGAACTATCTAGCCACATGTAGTCAACAACCAGTGAAAACCCTGGACTACACCTTGAGACCAGAGctggaaacatttaaataacccaaataacaaaaaaagtaCATTCTAGGTCAGGTCCAGAGGAGTGcggtgtgtgctgctgctcgGGACTTTAACAGAGATTTTGATGTCTCCATCATTGAGAATTCTTTCACTACCAAACACCATGGACATGAGTGGACTTTCAATTGGGATTCTCAAAGCATCCAAAAATTCCATTTTTCAAAAACTTAAAATCAACACGTTTCCCCAGAAACTATGTCCCGTTCACTCCGGACGATCCACAGACTTCCctgggaaaaaaatattttcttctctgttgAATAGTGGTCAAGATGCCACTAGCAGCATACTGGGACATACAACATACTGGGATGCAAAGCATTGATGTTTATGGTCATAAAGGAGACCTTGTGTTGGGATTGTTTGGGCAGCATAGCTGGTGACATTTTAAGCATGAAAAGGctgttaaaagtaaaaagtaagcGCTCCTTCAGTTAAGATTATTTTATCCACTGTTTCCAAGTTCAAGAACTAACTCTCAGGTTTGAACCATTATTGGTGCCATATTCTAATACACTGACCTCTCTGAAGTTTAGAAGCTGTAACAAATTTCAGTTACAACTTATTAATGGTTAATACATTTGCTGAGCCCTTAATAAGAACAGGAACTATCCTCCTCCTTAACATTTACAATGTCACTTTATCTCTTCAAATCACAAGAAATGTCCCTCAAATGGacagtttgacctctgaccctctgaaCGCTTCACTAATGGTTTATTACCATTTGATTAAAGACATCTTACCAACTTCGTTTCTAGGCTTATTTGGTGACTCTTTACTGTTTATTAATGACTTAATGACATTTATAACAGCACACTTATTGGATTTCTTAGAAAGTTAGAAACATATGACCATTTATTATGAGTATTATGAGAGTTTTCACAACCTGGCACCCATTAGGTTGCTGTgattaaatacacatttatacGTATTAACCATTTATTAACAATTAGAGGTTAACATCAGTCATCATCATACTTTGAAATCTAAATTTCAAAAGAAATGGTGGAATTATCACAATTAGGGCTGTTCCTCTTGGAAAATCAGCAACAAGTAAATAATGATGAGTTGTTGAGCtacaggcaacacacacacacacacacacacacacacacacacacacacaccaggttgAGGACTAAAGGATGGGttggtgaggaggaggcagcagaggcgCATCCAGAGGTCCACGGAGGAGGGACGATGCTCAGCGCGGCAGATCAAGTATGAAATATATGACGACTTCACACCGACCACCGGACGGATGCCTCGCACATATCGGCGGCTTCCCTCCGTTTCCGATGCCCGATGACCTGTCAGGTGCTGCGTGCGCCTCGGTCCACAGCAGGAGCAGCGCGCGGTGTTGCGTCTGTGTGTCAACTCAGAGGAAATGCCATCTCACCTCAGTGATCTCCCCTCTCCCCACGGATTTAATGTTCCTCAGCAGGTCGGATCGCCCCGCTTTGTGTCTCCACTGATTGAATGGCTGTCATGACTTGTGCCCTCAGGACCGTGAAGCTACGACAGCAGCATGAAAATCCCTCGTTTTGTGCGCGCGCGTCCTTTCAACCTCTCAGTAATTACACCCAGTGATTAGACTGGGAATCTCGGTGAAAATCTACTGGTGAAACAATGGCAGCACCTTCATTATATCGACATAAAGGGTAAGATCATTTTCACGGGTTCATTTTTACAGGAATGCAACACACCAGTGCAGTGAGCTAGGCATGCGTTTAAATATGTTCTTAGCAAAGCCGAGCTCACGTTTAAACACACTGTCTGTGACACGTTCACAGTCATTTAGTGATTTACTGATATGAGAAAATGATCCTTTCCCCCACGTCCCTTCTCTTTGTTGGAGCTGTGTGCTCCTGAATGGGAGCCTGCTGGAATGAAAGGGCTGATTTGATTGCAACTACATACTGAAATGCTTTTCTTTGGTGGCACAGaagaagcagctgcagtgtgaatgcacacatttcacttcacttcacaaaacaaaaaaaacagagtaaGTAGAGATTCCAGTGAATCACGTTGAATTATTTAGGACTATTTAAAAATGGTGATGCATGAGTCACAGGTTGCATTCCTCTAATTTATACTGTAATTATGCAACAATGTGAATAGTCCAAGTGCCCATTAACGGGCCCACTGTTGTCTCTCAACTACTATTGTTCCTGTTGGTGATATTTTGCTTTTGGTTTTTATGGTTTTTCTTTACTTGAGTTACATTACAGGTTATGTACATTTCCTTAAAGTCATTATTgagcaaaacagacaaaactatATTGAACAGCATAGTTTAGTCGATGATCTCAGTGTACAGTATAAACACATGTGGAACAAGCTTCTGGTATCATCAATATTATGGACCACAGCCATAGTGTAAGTAAACAGTCAAATGCCAACTTTAATTGTACCACTTACCCAAATCTAGCGGTGGCCAGTGTATTCTGGTTatcacatgtttattttatcacaAGATGTCGGTCCCCAACCTCTCCTGATGTTTGTAATCTCTAGGAGTAGCAGGTCAAAGTGATGAATGTTCAGCACTCAGTGATGGATCtcacagcctctgtgtgtgtgtttgggggggggggcacttcaCTATGCCCGCAGTGATCATTAGATAGCTGCCCAGCTGTACTAGTGCACAGAACAAGAGCAGTGTAATGGGCGCACTTATCAGAGGCAGagtttatttttgttctttgtgtCTATCTCTCTGACAGCTGTCATGTTTCGTCATTTACAGACAAAGATGAATTCTTGGCTGTGAATTTATTCAAACGTTGCCATGGGGAAGAGTTTGGACTGAAGCTCGGGGAGATTTGACAACacagtggaagagagagagagacagccgGGAGGTGAAGCCATGGTTATCACTGATAGAAACACCGGCACCCCTGTACCTAAAAAGGAGCCCCAgaagaagacgaggaggaagtCTCGCCCTCATGGCCTGCCCTCTCCGGCACTCTGCTGTGCCTGTGGCCTATGCATCATGCTGGCTGGGCTCAACATCACTCTGGTGGGAGCGTTCGCCTTCAGCACACTGGTGCCTTCTGCCAATCCCCCAATCATCATCGGACCTATCCTACTGCTGGTGGCCTTTTCCTTTTTCGGGGCCTGTTGCGTGTGCAGCCgcctcccacccccccacagcTCACGGAGGTCCAAGGTGGGCGGCCGGGGCGCGGGGCTGATGGGACACGGCGGGCTGGCTGGTGGGGCAACGTTTGAAATAGAGACCAGTGAGCACACACTGCAGGACACTACAGCTGTGCAGCTCAGCCCCACATCCTCCGCTGGATCATCCCAGGTGTCCAGTCCAGAAAAGGAGGCTCCTGATGCGGCCCTACGGGGGCCCTGCAAGCTCTTCACCATGGAGACCAACGGCCCTTCTTCTGTTTCCGCCACCGCGGTCTACTcagcctccacagcagcaggaggggaGGTGAGGCTCAACCTGCCACGTGAAGAAGTGGTCACCTAGCAGCACAAAAACTCATCCAAGGCCGGAGTGCTGGCAGTGTAAATATCCTTCTGGGCTGAGGGCTTGCTGAGTGTGATTGTGTCCTCTAGTTTACGTAGTGCCATATTTCTGGTTGTGACAAGTTGTCAACAGTATGCTTTTGATTTTCTTGCTGTGCAGCCAACTGGTAATTAGCATGCaaagttaatgaaaaaaatccatGTATCTGTGGATCATAGGTTTTGGAATTCAAATTCCTACCTCTCTTGTGCTGTTTTCCTCCAGGTCTATGTTTTTAACGTGGGGCATTATGAGGAGTTTTCATGTAGAAATCAAACTAAGTGTCTGAAAGCGAAAGCATTTATCTCTCACCGTTACTCCGGATTGTGGAAACCTCACCTGTCAGCAGTGATTTGAGAGGGCTCACCTGAAAAATGTGACTGTTGATTTGTTCTTTTAACTTAAAGATTAGATGTGAAAGGTCATTAGTGAAACCCAGAGTCGAACTGTACAGGTACGTTTGTGGTGACATTTGGCATTTGGCGTGCCATTCTCAGTGCTGACCTTGTTTTGGGGGCATAAAATATTATAGGTCGCAGGGGTCCCAAAGCAATATTCTCTCACCTGAGACTGAATTCTTGGCATTTACAGTTCTTTCAGTAAGTGATTACACACTACTTGTCTACAGCCAATGCAGTTGTACATATTTACATGTAACTGTGTGCACAAAGTTGGATCGTGGATACATTATTCCTGTAGTTTGACAAACTCTTGCCATCACAACAACATTAAGACTGTGAATATTACATTTCTAACCACATTCTTCACAGTTTCTGATTCCACATTTTCACTGAAGGTAGTTGTGAATCAAATCAAGTTGTTAAGGTCACGATCGTCAGGATATTTTCGGTAATTTGTATACAGTCTAATGCAGTTTAGGCCATGATCCAGGTGGAATAGAGACATAACTCACTGTAAGGCATAACAATGTGTcataatgattattttgtcatagtgaatttaaatttatatcgggactccacacagaaaaagcagaagagtctttcaaatgtgaacatgtgaatTTCACAGTATTCTTTAGTATTGTCTGATATGATAAACTTTATATTCAGCGTAAGTCAACCTTCACTGGACATAGCATTCAATATATGGGCAAGCCAAGAAGTCAGACAGAGTTTAGATATTTAGATTGCATAAAAGTACCTGTTCCCCATCACTGTGATGTCTTCTTGTCAGTTATGAACTTGACTGGTCAAACGGACATTCAAACCCTAATTTCCTTTGAAAGGAAAGTTGCCTTAGACTGAGATATCAGGATCAAACTAATGAGGGCTATAATAAAAGTGCACAACGGCATTATCTTCAGAAAGCCTTTGTTTGGCTCTGGATTTCTGTTCCATATTGTTAGGAAAGCCTCACCCAGCTTTTGTTCTCGTGGATGTAACAAATGCATGTAAATGGTTTAAATGTTCCATCTCAGAAATGATTAGCAGGAGAGTGATGACCTGCGTACGGGCACACAGTGCAGTGACCACAGTGTCCTCTTATCCACTATTAAACTTCATTATTTGTCACCCAGCTCCTCAAAGGGACCAGTTTTTCTGTCAAAGCTCTCTCTCGTGCCAAATTAGAGTGCTGAGCttatttttgcatgttcagAGAACTGAATCAAGGAAATGCAAACACCCTGTTGTGAAGTATTGGTGTTATCTATGTATTCTAATTTGTGTAGCACTTATACAAACAtctggaaaatgtaaaagataGAATATTTTTGTGaagattttaatttgtttattttaaaagtaaCCAATCCAAATGTGAGTCCTTcaaaagatataaataaaaaggctCTTTCAGTAGAACATGAGGTTGCTcattatgtgtgtggtgtgacaCCATGTTCTCGCTAAACTGCATTTTGTGTCATCACGAAgtgaaatgaatgcaaatgtccAACTGGATTTGTTATATATTTACACTTTGAACAGGTTCAGTGCGATCTTGTGGGGTAACAGTCATTTAAAAGGATGACAGTTAAAAGGACTATAAACCCTGTTTCACAGTCGTTTGAAGGAAAACGACACACAAAAGAACAATGAATGTTTCTGCAGTTTTGTCAGAGAGAACCTAGAGAACCAAAAAACTATCGGTGACTTCATGTTTCAGTACATCTTTCCACACCAAACCAGCCTCCTGAACACCTGAGGCAAGACTCGGCTATTCAAAAGAATcagaaatgaatcaaaaatgAGTGGGATGTTAATTTTTTGCATGTTGATGGATTATTTCCATTagtgattaatctgctgattattttcttaaataatagACTTGTCATTcggtttttaaaatgtcagaaaacagccCAGAAgcaaaagatattcaatttacagcAATATAaaactgattaattttctgttggttGAATAATCAACTCATTATTTCAGCTTTACTGCTCTACTGTGAAAGCCAAGTAATAAATCTGGTCTGAAGAAGCAAACAAGATTCGCCCTCTCATCCCTTAACACATCACATCAAGATGGCCTTGACTAAAGAACTCAATATGAGCTCCATCTGGCTCCTCTACAGGTGTTCATGCGTGTTTACAGTTGTTGCCATTTGAGGGCGTTAGAGCCACGTCTATGAATTTCAGTGCTGTTATATAAAACATGGCATTTTACATCAAGCCGATAGATGTCAGCAGAGCATAACAAGCCTCTGTTGGCTATTGTTGAGGCTGTCAGAGAGCTATTGGTGGAGTATATTACATTTAAGTGGGTTTGGTGACATTGAAAGCTGCAAATTGTTTACTGGAGCACAAAATTATAAGAAATTGTTTGCACTTTTCACGGAGCATCGTGTTTGGACATTTGCAAGATAAGTGTCAACGGTCTATATCATATTTCTACAAGACTTCTTAttactgtgaaaacatgacTTGTTGGGAAATCTGTAACTGTTGAAACAACTAATTACATCAAAGTCATGACATTATCATTTTGAGTGTCCATGATGCTGATAAAGCTGCTTTGTGCTTAtgggatgatgatgaaggaACAGATCTGGGATGCCCTACTTTCTGAGGCAGCTCACAGATGACAAAATGGGATGAggatctttttttctgtcagagaGGCTCCAAAAACTACTAATGTCCGATTTCACAGTCGGATTTCTGATTAAGTTTAAATTTAGAGTTGCAGTATTAGTTGTACATTCACTGAGTCTTGGTTGGCGGCACAAAAAAGGCTATAGGGATTTAGAGAAACTGATGGGGTATGAAGGGGTGCTGTGATATAAGATAACATAAGAGAGTGGAAAtgtacttgttacagcaacagaggaaacTGAAAGGTGCggaaataaagtgtcagtaacagaatctgtgcaaaaacaagggatataacaaaatatgaatatgtatatatatgtgtatgtgtgtgtgtgtgtgtgtgtgtgtgtgtgtgtgtgtgtgtgtgtgtgtgtgtgtgtgggtatacACCAAGATTGTGTGAGACACATTTGTCTATTCTGGCCTAATTCTGCCTGGTGCGTTTTTACATAAGTTTACAGTAACGACGAGGTACAAACTGTCAGTAAGAGTTTGAAGTAGCAGATGGTGGGTTGCGGCTGATCACTGTATCAGCCAGGCAGGGAACTCAGCCAAGACACTGAGGCTGTCAGCATATAACAGGATTTTCTGTGATTAGGCCTGCACTAGAAGAGTTAACATTTTGGGAGAACATACAGTTATTCCACTCAAACCTCCTCCACCTTTCAACTCCTTCCTATGTTACGTTACACAAAGCATTTCCCATGGGGCCGCTGTCAAACATACCTACTTCCTGTATCTTTTGCTTGATGGCCTTCACTGAAGAAGCCCATAAAACATATCATATGTTTAGCCAGCTGGAGGCTGGAAGGTTTACTGCCTTTTAGAGGTGCAGGGGTTTGTAGGTAAGCTGTGACCTGGggaaaatatttacatattcatgCTCTTGATGAGCAAAGGTCAGACAGAGTGGGACAGGGTTTACCACTGGAGTTAAGCTCACATGTCACAAAAACCAAATGGAAGTCACCCTTTGAACCACCATGCCTCCGTCTGTCCCCAGACCTCATTTAAAACCAATTTTTATGAGCACTCTTTAAAAGCAAAGTCTGCACACTGCTTCAGCTGCCACTTTCCCTCAGCCTGTCCATCCCTTTAAGCAATGGCCAAACGGCAGTTCCACAGTGTAAGAATTCAGACTTCCTTATTGGTGTAATTAAGTTGTATATCTTGGATAGCTCGTTTGACAGGGCTATGTCATGCTGAATGATGGGTAATGATAAACGCTCTCAGCAGACATGCTGTCCAAGTCATTAACCTGGATTCCCCTTTATCACAGCAGCTATCAAATGCACTCTGTGACCGCAAAATGTTGACTTTTACTGGTCAGTAAACAATTACACCAGAACAATACGGCTATTTCTGTCAGAAaatcaaagacaaagagaaaccCATTAAAAGGGACACAGACATGCTGTAAACAAGCATTAATAAATGTTGACTTGACCACTGATCTGACAATAATCTATTTGCATATTGAATCCAGGTTAGGGGCAGGGACACTTCCA
Protein-coding sequences here:
- the tmem275a gene encoding transmembrane protein 275, whose product is MVITDRNTGTPVPKKEPQKKTRRKSRPHGLPSPALCCACGLCIMLAGLNITLVGAFAFSTLVPSANPPIIIGPILLLVAFSFFGACCVCSRLPPPHSSRRSKVGGRGAGLMGHGGLAGGATFEIETSEHTLQDTTAVQLSPTSSAGSSQVSSPEKEAPDAALRGPCKLFTMETNGPSSVSATAVYSASTAAGGEVRLNLPREEVVT